Proteins from a single region of Juglans microcarpa x Juglans regia isolate MS1-56 chromosome 5S, Jm3101_v1.0, whole genome shotgun sequence:
- the LOC121267448 gene encoding GDSL esterase/lipase At3g26430-like: MEPHWLVIFGLALSLTSLGKPVSSSTHCDFPAIFNFGDSNSDTGGLSAAFGQAAAPHGESYFHGPAGRYCDGRLVIDFIAESLGLPYLNAYLDAVGSNFTHGANFATAGSTVRPQNTTLHQSGFSPFSLNVQWYQFNDFHRRTQAFRSREWVFQELLPKREHFSRALYTFDIGQNDLTAGYFLNMSTDQVRAYVPDVLAQFTDIVKDIYGQGGRSFWIHNTGPVGCLPYILDRLKITAAQVDKAGCATPFNDVAQYFNRKLKQVVVQLRKDLPLAAITYVDVYSVKYSLISQAKKHGFEESLRACCGHGGKYNYNMHLGCGGKIKVHGKEVLVGKPCKDPAAWINWDGVHYTQAANKWVFDQIVGGSFSDPPIPLKQACHRYS; this comes from the exons ATGGAACCCCATTGGCTTGTCATTTTTGGCCTTGCACTCTCACTGACATCGCTTGGAAAGCcagtttcttcttcaactcacTGTGATTTTCCAGCCATCTTCAACTTCGGAGACTCGAATTCGGACACTGGAGGTTTATCGGCAGCATTTGGGCAAGCTGCTGCCCCACATGGAGAGTCCTACTTCCATGGCCCAGCCGGACGGTATTGTGATGGCCGTCTGGTCATTGATTTCATAG CTGAGAGCTTGGGATTGCCATATTTGAATGCTTACCTTGATGCTGTGGGATCGAACTTCACGCATGGGGCCAACTTTGCCACTGCTGGCTCCACCGTTAGACCCCAAAACACAACCCTTCATCAAAGTGGTTTTAGTCCTTTCTCTTTGAATGTTCAATGGTATCAATTCAACGACTTTCATCGTAGAACACAAGCCTTTCGCAGTAGAG AATGGGTTTTCCAGGAACTATTGCCCAAGCGGGAACATTTTTCTCGTGCTTTATACACATTCGATATTGGTCAGAATGACTTGACGGCAGGTTACTTCCTCAATATGTCAACCGATCAAGTTAGAGCATATGTTCCTGATGTCTTGGCTCAGTTCACAGACATTGTTAAG GATATCTATGGTCAAGGAGGCAGGTCGTTTTGGATACATAATACCGGCCCCGTTGGTTGTTTGCCTTATATCTTGGATCGTCTCAAGATCACAGCTGCACAAGTGGACAAGGCTGGATGTGCCACTCCATTCAACGATGTGGCTCAATATTTTAATCGGAAGTTAAAACAGGTTGTGGTCCAACTTCGGAAGGATCTTCCTCTGGCTGCGATCACCTATGTCGATGTTTACTCAGTGAAGTACTCTCTCATTAGTCAAGCAAAGAAACATG GGTTTGAGGAGTCGTTGAGAGCATGTTGTGGCCATGGTGGGAAGTATAACTACAACATGCATTTGGGATGTGGGGGAAAGATAAAGGTGCATGGAAAAGAGGTTTTGGTGGGGAAGCCCTGCAAAGATCCAGCAGCTTGGATAAACTGGGATGGCGTCCACTACACTCAGGCTGCTAACAAATGGGTTTTTGATCAAATAGTCGGTGGTTCTTTCTCTGATCCCCCAATTCCATTGAAACAGGCATGCCATAGGTATTCAtga